Part of the uncultured Desulfobacter sp. genome, TACCATTGTAGATTTTGCCACCGCAATTCTCACCACAGATACCTGCACCAAAATGGTCTCCCGCAATGCAACAATCAATACGTCCGGGGAAGAAAAAAAAATTACCGTGATGGGCGTTGCCAAGGGGTCGGGCATGATTCGGCCGGATATGGCCACCATGCTGGCCTATGTATTTACCGACGTTGATATTTCGAGCAGCCTGCTCAAAAAGGCGCTGACCCATGCCGGGGATCGCTCTTTTAACCGGATTACAGTGGACGGAGATACCAGCACAAACGATACCCTTGTCTGTATGGCCAGCGGGGAAAGCCAGGTCGTGATCGACAATGATGAATCCCTTGGGACGTTCCAGGCCGTTTTAGATGAGGTCTGCTATGAGCTTGCCAAACGGGTTGTCAAAGACGGGGAGGGTGCCACAAAAGTTGCCTCCATCACGGTGAAAGGCGCTGTGAACCGGGATGATGCATTTGCAGCGGCCGAAGCCATTGCCCATTCACCTCTGGTTAAAACCGCCATTTACGGCCAGGATCCCAACTGGGGCCGGATCACCGCTGCGGCCGGCAGATCCGGGGCCACGATGGACCAGGATAAAATGGATCTGTATTTTGGAGATGTACGGCTGGTTCAAAACGGTCTGTGGCTGGGTAAAGAGGCGGAAAAAGAGGCCGCAGAAATTATGAAGCAGCCTGAAATCGACATTGTTCTGGATCTTAATCTTGGAGACGGCCAGGATCAGTTCCTGTTCTGCGACTTCAGTGAAAACTACGTGAAAATCAATGCCGACTACAGATCCTGAAACAGAACAAGGCATCCGGCTGCAGAAAATTTTAGCCCATAGCGGGCTTTGTTCGCGCAGAAAGGCCGAAACCTTTATCCTTGGGGGCAGGGTGTCGGTGAACGGCAGGGTGGTAAAGGCCCTTGGCACCAAGGCTGATCCCGCGACGGATAAGATCTGCCTTGACGGCAGGCAGGTGTCGTATACACCGGAGAAAAAGCGCGAATATACCTATCTTGCGGTAAATAAACCCACCGGGGTGGTGACCACCTGCAGCCAGAAAAATGCAAAGATTATTCTGGACCTTGTGCCGGTAAAACAACGGGTCTATCCCGTGGGCCGGTTGGATAAGGATTCCGTGGGGCTTGTGTTGCTCACCGACGACGGTGAACTGCATAACCGGCTGTCCCATCCTTCCCATGACCATGAAAAAGAGTATCTGGTGTATGCCGTCCGGCCTGTCAGCGACCAGGATTTAACCGCCATGGCCCAGGGCATGGTGATCGACGGAAAAAAAACCCGGCGGGCCAGGGTACGCCGGGTGTCCGACACCGGATTTAAAATTGTTTTAAAGCAGGGGTTAAACCGCCAGATCCGGAAAATGGTGGGCAAAACCGGCAATGAGGTGGCCATGCTCAAGCGCATCCGCATGGCCAATGTCCAGCTTGGTACGCTGCCCCCGGGTAAATGGCGGCATCTCACCCCAAAAGAGATAAAGGGATTGACAAAGACTTAAGCCAAAGATTGAATCCCCACGCTCGTTCTGACTTTATCCAGGAAGGGCACGGAATATTCCCTGGCCCGGACAGCCCCTTTTTTCAGAATATCTTCGATATCTTTGGGGTTGGCCATCAGCTCTTCGTAGCGCTGCCGGGGTTCTTTTAAGATCTCATTGATGTATTCAAACAGTTCCTGTTTCATGGTTCCCCAGGCAATACCCTCCCGGTACCGCCGGGCCAGATCTTTGGTCTCCTGCGCTGTGGCAAAGGCCCGGTAGATTGAAAACAAGGTGCAGGTATCCGGGTCTTTGGGTTCATCCGGCCCCAGGGAGTTGGTCTGGATCTTCATGATCATTTTGCGCAGCCGTTTTTCGGTATCAAACAGCGGAATAAAATTGTTGTAGCTTTTGCTCATCTTTCGTCCGTCAAGGCCTGAAAGCACGGCTGCTGTTTCATCCACAACCGCCTCGGGCTGCACAAACAGCTCCTTGTAGGTGTGGTTGAACCGTGCGGCAATATCCCTGGTCATTTCAAGGTGCTGGATTTGGTCTTTTCCCACGGGTACTTTGGCGGCATTGAACATGAGAATGTCGGCGGCCATGAGAACGGGGTAGGAAAAAAGCCCCATGGTGATGCCCTGGTCCGGGTCTTTTCGTTCCTGTTCTTCGTTTTCCTGAACCGCTGCTTTGTATGCATGGGCGCGGTTCATCAAACCCTTGGCGGTCAGACAGGTTAAAATCCATGTCAGTTCCGGAATTTCGGGAATATCAGACTGCCGGTAAAACACACAATTGTCGTAATCCAGTCCGAGGGCAATCCAGGCGGCTGCAATTTCAAGGGTGGAGGTTTTTCGTTTTTTGGGATCATGGTTTTTG contains:
- the argJ gene encoding bifunctional glutamate N-acetyltransferase/amino-acid acetyltransferase ArgJ — translated: MKGFKFAGICAGIKKSRSLDLGLIYSEKPVSAAALFTKNQVVAAPVILGRKTMEKGMLQAILVNSGNANCFTGEQGIADAEKCVGLVATALKVDPEHVLVSSTGVIGAPLPVDKIEAKIPEAVRSFDHCTIVDFATAILTTDTCTKMVSRNATINTSGEEKKITVMGVAKGSGMIRPDMATMLAYVFTDVDISSSLLKKALTHAGDRSFNRITVDGDTSTNDTLVCMASGESQVVIDNDESLGTFQAVLDEVCYELAKRVVKDGEGATKVASITVKGAVNRDDAFAAAEAIAHSPLVKTAIYGQDPNWGRITAAAGRSGATMDQDKMDLYFGDVRLVQNGLWLGKEAEKEAAEIMKQPEIDIVLDLNLGDGQDQFLFCDFSENYVKINADYRS
- the trpS gene encoding tryptophan--tRNA ligase encodes the protein MKNADFLTGITTSGTPHLGNYVGAIRPAVESSKNPDLTSYYFLADYHSLIKNHDPKKRKTSTLEIAAAWIALGLDYDNCVFYRQSDIPEIPELTWILTCLTAKGLMNRAHAYKAAVQENEEQERKDPDQGITMGLFSYPVLMAADILMFNAAKVPVGKDQIQHLEMTRDIAARFNHTYKELFVQPEAVVDETAAVLSGLDGRKMSKSYNNFIPLFDTEKRLRKMIMKIQTNSLGPDEPKDPDTCTLFSIYRAFATAQETKDLARRYREGIAWGTMKQELFEYINEILKEPRQRYEELMANPKDIEDILKKGAVRAREYSVPFLDKVRTSVGIQSLA
- a CDS encoding pseudouridine synthase, which codes for MPTTDPETEQGIRLQKILAHSGLCSRRKAETFILGGRVSVNGRVVKALGTKADPATDKICLDGRQVSYTPEKKREYTYLAVNKPTGVVTTCSQKNAKIILDLVPVKQRVYPVGRLDKDSVGLVLLTDDGELHNRLSHPSHDHEKEYLVYAVRPVSDQDLTAMAQGMVIDGKKTRRARVRRVSDTGFKIVLKQGLNRQIRKMVGKTGNEVAMLKRIRMANVQLGTLPPGKWRHLTPKEIKGLTKT